Sequence from the Oncorhynchus kisutch isolate 150728-3 linkage group LG12, Okis_V2, whole genome shotgun sequence genome:
tgttgtgggagtgctttgctgcaggagggactggtgcacttcacaaaatagatggcatcatgaggtaggaaaatgtggatatattgaagcaacatctcaagacatcagttaaagcttggttgcaaatgggtcttccaagtggacaatgaccccaatcacacttccaaagttgtggcaaaatggcttaaggacaacaaagtcaaggtattggagtggccatcacaaaacctcaatcccatagaaaatgtgtgtgcaaaactgaaaaaacgtgtgcgagcaaggaggccttcaaacctgacacagttacaccagctctgtcaggaggattggccaaaattcacccaacttattgtgggaagcttgtggaaggctacctgaaatgtttgaccaatactaattgagtatatgtaaacttctgacccactgggaatgtgatgaaagaaataaaagctgaaataaattactattatgacatttcacattaaaataaaatggtgatccactgagtttaaaatgtatttggctatggtgtatgtgaacttctgacttcaactgtattttgtaACCTAAAAGCTGGTTCTATAGTTTGTTTCCACACTGAGGCTTATCAGCTCAATCCTGTTAGGGGAACATCAAAATCATGACAACTAAAATAAACAAACTCTTCTGTTCCAATTGGTCTTGCTCCAGTCCCGAGCCAAAACCTGGCTACAGACCCCTTCACTGAAGAAATGTGGACTTGGTCATGTCACGAGAGTTTAAGCTATAACAATTATTTTCCCTGTAAATTGTGAAATCTAATCAGGCATAATAGAGGGTTGAGCTGTCCTGTCTTAAAGCATTTGGCAGTGATGTACTTTGACTAAATGGAGCCTATTCTAGTATTGTACTCTATCAGCATGACCTCCAAGTGACAGTATTGAGGAACTGCAATTATGGAATAAGGAATTCTACAAAATGGCGTCTGTAAAGCACTGTCACACCCTCCTGTGGAATCCGGAGGAATTTTCACTTCATCCTTGGTGGAGAGAGGACAATTGACTTCTCACTGTTTGTTACTTTACCCTGAAAAGACTCGAATGAAAGTGTATTTGCTAGTGAATACAGGACCCTTCAGAACTAATTCTAATATTGGTCCTggacatttttttgtgtgtgggaTGTTTCTTTTGAATCAATAAAAGTTACTAACTTTTTCCTTAATGTAGTTTATTACAAGACTATTTATAAAAGTACTACCTGCTTACATACAAAACAAACAACAATGACATCACCAGCTGAACAGAGGAGACAAGCCGAGGAAGCCACTTCCAGCTATTGCAGTAGAGAAAGTGCATGTTTGAGATTGACTACATAGCAGTTGGTGACTAGATGGACTGATCTACCATATAATAAGTAGCCATTTAGAATGCCAGATTTGCAGAACAGTCCGTCTGCAGTTGCCAACTGCAATGTAACACTCAAACGCGCACAGTGAGGAAAATCGGTGCCGTTGAAGTCAGGGGGAAAGGTCAGAGTTTCATGAGGAAACGCAGCACCAGATCCCTGAGAGCGGTACGGAGTGGCTCGTTGTCGTCACACACAATGTGTGTCCCGTCCTCCTCCAGCTGGATCAGGGTGTCCTCGGCCTGCAGGTGCAGAATGTGGCCGTCTGCGGTCTCCTCTACCTTGACCTCCGTGATACCGTGCTGGGAAGGAAGAGAAAGGAAGAAGGACCGCTGAGCCTAAATGggtgcatacagtgccttgcgaaagtattcggcccccttgaactttgcgaccttttgccacatttcaggcttcaaacataaagatataaaactgtattttttttgtgaagaatcaacaacaagtgggacacaatcatgaagtggaacgacatttattggatatttcaaacttttttaacaaatcaaaaactgaaaaattgggcgtgcaaaattattcagcccccttaagttaatactttctagcgccaccttttgctgcgattacagctgtaagtcgcttggggtatgtctctatcagttttgcacatcgagagactgaaatttgcaaaacagctcgagctcagtgaggttggatggagagcatttgtgaacagcagttttcagttctttccacagattctcgattggattcaggtctggactttgacttggccattctaacacctggatatgtttatttttgaaccattccattgtagattttgctttatgttttggatcattgtcttgttggaagacaaatctccgtcccagtctcaggtcttttgcagactccatctggttttcttccagaatggtcctgtatttggctccatccatcttcccatccattttaaccatcttccctgtccctgctgaagaaaagcaggcccaaaccatgatgctgccaccaccatgtttgacagtggggatggtgtgttcattgtgatgagctgtgttgcttttacgccaaacataacgttttgcattgttgccaaaagttcaattttggtttcatctgaccagagcaccttcttccacatgtttggtgtgtctcccaggtggcttgtggcaaactttaaacgacactttttatggatatctttaagaaatggctttcttcttgccactcttccataaaggccagatttgtgcaatatacaactgattgttgtcctatggacagtctcccacctcagctgtagatctctgcagttcatccagagtgatcatgggcctcttggctgcatctctgatcagtcttctccttgtatgagctgaaagtttagagggacggccaggtcttggtagatttgcagtggtctgatactccttccatttcaatattatcgcttgcacagtgctccttgggatgtttaaagcttgggaaatctttttgtatccaaatccggctttaaacttcttcacaacagtatctcggacctgcctggtgtgttccttgttcttcatgatgctctctgcgcttttaacggacctctgagactatcacagtgcaggtgcatttatacggagacttgattacacacaggtggattgtatttatcatcattagtcatttaggtcaacattggatcattcagagatcctcactgaacttctggagagagtttgctgcactgaaagtaaaggggctgaataattttgcacgcccaatttttcagtttttgatatgttaaaaaagtttgaaatatccaataaatgtcgttccacttcatgattgtgtcccacttgttgttgattcttcacaaaaaaatacagttctatatctttatgtttgaagcctgaaatgtggcaaaaggtcgcaaagttcaagggggccgaatactttcgcaaggcactgtatatgaaggCACCGAAGTGCAAGGCAGAAGCTCTCCTGAGACAATTGGTAATTTGGAGGGAGAGCTATCACCATACTGTTTACATGAACCCCGTCTCTTAAGATATGCTGATGCCAAAGGAATAGGGGAAAGGCATACACATATGTAATCAGTGTCCAATGCTTTGAAGGTGTCCCCCGCTCacccaaaataaaaaataaatggacacATCCACATGTGACATTATTTATTCTTATGTTTAGACTCAATAGCGGATTGAAGCCAAATTAAGTCGGTTAAGATGGCGTCTCATGGCAGAAATAACATGCGCAGTTTGAGCTATTCCAGGAAGTGatgttgcaggctagctcagtgctgccccctcatTGAGTAACTCAAGTTGAAGTCTGACcagggtactgcaggctgccattagcaactaTATTATCCTTATAACCTCTGTGTTCGATTCTAAAATAATCagttcaaggacatacatctggtgtattagaagcaaCTTCTGGTAACGTGATTGTCTTTATTTACACAAAGATTGCTTTGTATTtttccattcactataatgggggGCCCTGTTTCCTACAAGCAATGACTGCAGTACTGCGGTCGACCTTTAACCTCCATGGCTTCAATAAGAGGGGGCAGTCGTTCTGCCCTGTTCTCACCTTGTGTAGCATGGCTAAGAAGGCTTCCAGGGGTACAGCTCCACTGAGCAGGGGTTTGGGGGCCAGCACTTCTGGGGGCTCCTCTACTACACGCTTCCTCTTCTTACTGGGGGGCAGCGGAGGGGGCTTAGGGACTGGCTGGTAGCACACAGACAAGATAGTTAGTGGTGTATACATCACAGCTTTGCTGCTGATACTAATGAATTTTCCTTTCTGGGCAATTTACTTTTTCAACACAcaattacgcacacacacacacaaaacctacACTCACACTGACCTGCAACGTATGCTTGTTATCCTTGGACTGCAGAACTGCGGACACAGTTGCTACAGAGATGCCAGGTTTGATCTCAGAGGGCACTAGGGATTTGGCCAGCTACAGAGGGTAGGGGTTTAGAGACTGTtagaaaaaaaaactaaacaacacCCTAAATGTTCCATATAGTgcacactacttttggccagaagaggtttatatatacagtggggcaaaaaagtatttagtcagccaccaattgtgcaagttctcccacttaaaaagatgagaggcctgtaattttcatcgtaggtaGACAaaaaaattatggtggaaaataaggtcaaacgttttctgtaagtcttcacaaggttttcacacactgttgctggtattttggcccattcctccatgcaggtctcctgagcagtgatgttttggggctgttgctgggcaacacggactttcaactccctccaaagattttctatggggttgagatctggagactggctaggccactccaggaccttgaaatacttcttatgaagccactccttcattgcccgggcggtgtgtttgggatcattgtcatgctgaaagacccagccacgtttcatcttcaatacccttgctgatggaaggaggttttcactcaaaatctcacgatacatggccccattcattctttcctttacacggatcagtcgtcctggtccctttgcagaaaaacagccccaaagcatgatgtttccacccccatgcttcactgtaggtatggtgttctttggatgcaactcagcattctttgtcctccaaacacgacgagttgagtttttaccaaaaagttatattttggtttcatctgaccatatgacattctcccaatcttcttctggatcatccaaatgctctctagcaaacttcagacgggcctggacatgtactggcttgcGCAGggtgacacgtctggcactgcaggatttgagtccctggcggcgtagtgtgttactgatggtaggctttgttactttggtcccagctctctgcaggttattcactaggtccccccgtgtggttctgggattttttctcactgttcttgtgatcattttgaccccacggggtgagatcttgcgtggagccccagatcgagggagattatcagtggtcttgtacgtcttccatttcctaataattgctcccacagttgatttcttcaaaccaagctgcttacctattgcagattcagtcttcccagcctggtgcaggtctacaattttgtttctggtgtccattgacagctctttggtcttggccatagtggagtttggaatgtgactgtttgaggttgtggacaggtgtcttttatactgataacgagttcaaacaggtgccattaataccaggtaatgagtggaggacagaggagcctcttaaagaagaagtaacaggtctgtgagagccagaaatcttgcttgtttgtaggtgaccaaatacttattttccacaataatttgcaaataaattcattaaaaatcctacaatgtgattttctggatttttttttctcattttgtctgtcatagttgaagtgtacctatgatgaaaattacaggcctctcatctttttaagtggaagaacttgcacaattggtggctgagtaaatatttttttgccccactgtagctagcCCCGATTTCCAGGCTTCTTCAAAACAGCAGAGTGATGAACGAGACTTAGGAGTATAGAAACGTCAGACAAGTGTGTTGCAACAGGGCCTACATCTGGCAGCAGCTGGATGCGTTCCCAGCGGCGTCTGAAGGGTAGGCCCAGCACAGAGCAGCGGCGATAGGGCATGGGAGGGGGCTGCAGCTCCAGCATCAAGTCTGAGCGGTGGGACTGGGCTGGTGGGGGCTGGGTGTACTGCTCTGGACACACCACAtggagaggctgggaggggaggTTATGTGCAAAAAGGTAGAGGAAGAATGCGTCCAAGGTGAAAAAAAagtaacattacattatacatgTATAATTGTGGTTGATTTGAAAAAACTCAGTATCTCTTCACTTTCATTTTGAACTCAAAATAGATTCagtcacttaaaaaaaaaaagaaaaaaaaaggttCCAGATATTGAGTGAATTGAGTACCTGGACCTCCTTGAGCAGCTTGGAGACCTGGTGGAAGTTGAGCCGAGTGTCAATGGGGCAGTACACACACTTCATGGCTAGGGGCTGGTACGGGGCTAACGCATCCAGGTAGGAGAAGTCTGGTTCTATGGGAGTAAGAGAACCATTTCAACAGTTCATTTATTAGATCACATATTTTAGGCACAGACCGTAACGAAAGGCGCCTTGGGACCACGGAATCTGGCGTTTTGTTTTATATTGTCTACTAATTATATTTCTTATAGACCACAAAGCTTTAAGGGCAGGTCAGGTCTCTTGTGACAGACTATCTAGCTAGCACAAGATTAAGGACACGGTACCATGGCTGGTAACTTGCCATGTTCTGGTACAGTTGTACTCACCAGTGAAGATTATAGTGTTGAGGCTGGATTTTCCCCACAGTTCCATGAAGTGCACCACATCCCCGAAGCGAAGAGATGGGTGTCCGGTGAACACCACACACGGTTGCCGGAACTCACTGCTGAAGTCGCCATGGATACTGGGGTAGTGCTTCAACTTGTTCGTCTGAATCAGCTGAAACATATATAGACAAGTGTCAGAGATAGGCCAACATACAGCTAAATTATAAAGAACATTTTGgttaaaatgtataaaaagttCTGATAGATTGAGTAAGTCAAAGATACAAATTAAATGCACGGTGCAATATAATTTCATATGGCAGCAACTCTCTTTAAAACAAATGAATTTAAAGACAGAGCCTTACCTCAGCGTGAGGGAAAGGAGGTTCTGGAAGGTAGACCTTGGACTGCTTATTGTGACAAAGCCTGTTGGACGTGTAGGGAGAGGGGAAAATACTTATCTCCAGGGGCAAGTTTGCTACCAACAGTCATTTTTTGTTTAACCCAGGTTAACGTTTTTTACAGGTTTGTCTTATtaagatttattttttattttttaataataataattacaagaAAGAGATGGCAAGGTGAAATCTACAGACAGCTCAAAAAGCACTGGTCATAGAAAGAATGTGCTagaagaatttgaattctatggCTCTGGAACTCACCACTCTGCGAAGATCTGTGAGAACTCCAGAGAGCTGTTGGCGACGGGCGAGATGAAGTAGAAGGGGGTGGAGCCTAGATTGGCGTTCTCTATGAACTGGTAAAGACACTCCAGGAGGTCATAGATCACCCCCGAGGAATAGCATGGCACCAGCACGTTGCCACCCGCACGGATCGTCATGGCTACAAGCACAACAGACAGTTTGGTCCGACACAACGTCATAGGTCAACCTGTAGTTAGCTTTCTGTGTACCTGTCTAAAAGCAAAGATTAGGTAATTGCACTGTTGATGGAGCAATGGACACTGATGAAagccaatgaccataggagttggcaagacagtacAAACCGATCTGGGAACAGGACACCACATACCTAGGTTACTGCAGAAGTCCCCTAGCATGCCATCTGGGTTGGCGGTTGGCATCTGCGTGAGGCCCGTCAGAATCAGAACGTCACTGTTCTTTAGGGAGCTCTGATCCATGGGCTGTGGatgtgtggtgaggagggaggagccAGAGACATACGAAAC
This genomic interval carries:
- the ints9 gene encoding integrator complex subunit 9 isoform X1; the encoded protein is MKLYCLSGHPTLPCNVLKFKSTTIMLDCGLDTTSVLQFLPLPLVHSPRLSKLPGWVSKDGTINLEKELKECAGRVFVDSQPEFCLPEKELLDLSTIDVILISNYHCMMALPYITEHTGFTGTVYATEPTLQIGRLLMEELVNFMERVPKAQSATCWKYKEIQRLLPGPLKDAVEVSTWKRCYSMQDVNSALSKVQLVGYSQKVELFGAVQVTPLSSGYSLGSSNWIIQSHYEKVSYVSGSSLLTTHPQPMDQSSLKNSDVLILTGLTQMPTANPDGMLGDFCSNLAMTIRAGGNVLVPCYSSGVIYDLLECLYQFIENANLGSTPFYFISPVANSSLEFSQIFAEWLCHNKQSKVYLPEPPFPHAELIQTNKLKHYPSIHGDFSSEFRQPCVVFTGHPSLRFGDVVHFMELWGKSSLNTIIFTEPDFSYLDALAPYQPLAMKCVYCPIDTRLNFHQVSKLLKEVQPLHVVCPEQYTQPPPAQSHRSDLMLELQPPPMPYRRCSVLGLPFRRRWERIQLLPDLAKSLVPSEIKPGISVATVSAVLQSKDNKHTLQPVPKPPPLPPSKKRKRVVEEPPEVLAPKPLLSGAVPLEAFLAMLHKHGITEVKVEETADGHILHLQAEDTLIQLEEDGTHIVCDDNEPLRTALRDLVLRFLMKL
- the ints9 gene encoding integrator complex subunit 9 isoform X2, which codes for MLDCGLDTTSVLQFLPLPLVHSPRLSKLPGWVSKDGTINLEKELKECAGRVFVDSQPEFCLPEKELLDLSTIDVILISNYHCMMALPYITEHTGFTGTVYATEPTLQIGRLLMEELVNFMERVPKAQSATCWKYKEIQRLLPGPLKDAVEVSTWKRCYSMQDVNSALSKVQLVGYSQKVELFGAVQVTPLSSGYSLGSSNWIIQSHYEKVSYVSGSSLLTTHPQPMDQSSLKNSDVLILTGLTQMPTANPDGMLGDFCSNLAMTIRAGGNVLVPCYSSGVIYDLLECLYQFIENANLGSTPFYFISPVANSSLEFSQIFAEWLCHNKQSKVYLPEPPFPHAELIQTNKLKHYPSIHGDFSSEFRQPCVVFTGHPSLRFGDVVHFMELWGKSSLNTIIFTEPDFSYLDALAPYQPLAMKCVYCPIDTRLNFHQVSKLLKEVQPLHVVCPEQYTQPPPAQSHRSDLMLELQPPPMPYRRCSVLGLPFRRRWERIQLLPDLAKSLVPSEIKPGISVATVSAVLQSKDNKHTLQPVPKPPPLPPSKKRKRVVEEPPEVLAPKPLLSGAVPLEAFLAMLHKHGITEVKVEETADGHILHLQAEDTLIQLEEDGTHIVCDDNEPLRTALRDLVLRFLMKL